The following are encoded together in the Pseudodesulfovibrio indicus genome:
- a CDS encoding sigma-54-dependent transcriptional regulator, with the protein MARNIRILAVDDSKSTLEVLKRNLQPAGYEVFTCGRVDEAVALLEDLVIDLVITDYRMPAASGLDLIKHVRANLPDVEIMMITGYPSIPGAVEAIKDGAGEYLAKPFTNEELLSSVGRIVERLQRRRVLASADTPPDNFGIIGTSPEMEQVFQRIGKAAASDANVLISGESGTGKELVARAVHYNSDRRTASFVPVNCTAIPDSLVESELFGHVKGAFTGAKESRAGFFEVANGGSIFLDEIGDASPTMQAKLLRVLQSKEFCKVGSSIVKTVDVRILAATHKDLRRMVQEGTFREDLFYRINVIDIHVPPLSQRGDDVLVLINHFLAEFSRTMHRTPPTISDEALKALRRNDWPGNIRELENLIQRLVVIVDRDTIEVTDLPETMRFSLPREGSVKRSLEEVEFEHIRNVLAMTGDNKTQAADILGINRKTLREKLKRMEEGTRRGNSPWGPGVLLKC; encoded by the coding sequence ATGGCCAGGAACATTCGGATTCTCGCGGTGGACGACAGCAAGTCCACCCTCGAAGTGCTCAAGCGCAACCTGCAGCCCGCAGGCTACGAGGTCTTCACCTGCGGCCGGGTCGACGAGGCCGTGGCCCTGTTGGAGGATCTGGTCATTGATCTGGTCATCACCGACTACCGCATGCCCGCCGCCTCCGGCCTGGACCTCATCAAGCACGTCCGGGCCAACCTGCCGGACGTGGAGATCATGATGATCACCGGCTACCCGTCCATTCCCGGCGCGGTGGAGGCCATCAAGGACGGGGCCGGGGAGTACCTGGCCAAGCCGTTCACCAACGAGGAGCTCCTCTCCTCGGTGGGGCGCATCGTGGAGCGCCTCCAGCGCAGGCGGGTCCTGGCCTCGGCCGACACCCCGCCGGACAATTTCGGGATCATCGGCACCTCGCCGGAGATGGAGCAGGTCTTCCAGCGCATCGGCAAGGCCGCCGCCTCGGACGCCAACGTGCTCATCAGCGGAGAGTCCGGCACCGGCAAGGAGCTGGTGGCCCGGGCCGTGCACTACAACAGCGACCGCAGGACCGCCTCCTTCGTTCCGGTCAACTGCACGGCCATTCCGGACAGCCTGGTGGAGAGCGAGCTGTTCGGCCACGTCAAGGGCGCCTTCACCGGGGCCAAGGAATCCCGCGCGGGCTTCTTCGAGGTCGCCAACGGCGGGTCCATCTTTCTGGACGAGATCGGCGACGCCAGCCCGACCATGCAGGCCAAACTCCTGCGGGTCCTGCAATCCAAGGAGTTCTGCAAGGTCGGGTCGAGCATCGTCAAGACCGTGGACGTGCGCATCCTGGCCGCCACCCACAAGGACCTGCGCCGCATGGTCCAGGAGGGGACCTTCCGCGAGGATCTCTTCTACCGGATCAACGTCATCGACATCCACGTCCCGCCCCTGTCCCAGCGCGGGGACGACGTGCTGGTGCTCATCAACCATTTCCTGGCCGAGTTCTCCAGGACCATGCACCGCACGCCCCCGACCATTTCGGACGAGGCGCTCAAGGCCCTGCGCCGCAACGACTGGCCCGGCAACATCCGTGAACTGGAGAATCTCATCCAGCGACTGGTGGTCATCGTGGACCGCGACACCATCGAGGTCACCGACCTGCCCGAGACCATGCGTTTCAGCCTGCCCCGCGAGGGCAGCGTCAAGCGGTCCCTGGAGGAGGTGGAGTTCGAGCACATCCGCAACGTGCTGGCCATGACCGGGGACAACAAGACCCAGGCGGCCGACATCCTGGGCATCAACCGCAAGACCCTGCGCGAGAAGCTCAAGCGCATGGAGGAAGGGACGCGGCGGGGGAATAGCCCCTGGGGGCCGGGTGTGCTACTAAAGTGTTGA
- a CDS encoding PAS domain-containing sensor histidine kinase, whose protein sequence is MNLQNYYDTVMELTHGIVVTLDLNGGIIHGNSELETLSGYHLKELAGRDWFEVFIPRDEREMARRALFESAHGQGISAFAGRIRAKDGDIVYVNWNLKPLTDSNGEVISLLCVGQDVTDLVLREKGLLRERFTLMERNKELSCLYSLSQLMGEIHRTMDDLLGHVVALLPSAFQHPDMTYARLRLGTKIYETPGYAESDFMLRSDLVISDEKRGSLSVAVRGYAPRTGFLEDEKDLFSTVVQQVVILVSKRETRLAKQELERQLRQSDRLAKIGQFSAGVAHEINEPLANILGFAELALQTPDLPDQVVTDLNNIVDSSLHAREIIRKLMFFGRQLPPQPTHIDLNDTVDQALRITEAGSMRGDIVIVREFDPELPRILADPQHIKQVVVNLVVNAIQAMAHGGTVTIRTLTNQSDVYLIVEDTGPGMTPDVLKMIFTPFFTTKDVDKGSGLGLSVIHGIVKAHGGFIQVHSAPDEGTRVEVAFPCHLRGPEE, encoded by the coding sequence ATGAATCTCCAGAACTATTACGACACCGTCATGGAGCTGACCCACGGCATCGTGGTCACGCTCGACCTGAACGGGGGGATCATTCACGGCAACTCCGAGCTCGAGACCCTCTCCGGCTACCATCTCAAGGAACTGGCCGGCCGGGACTGGTTCGAGGTCTTCATCCCCCGCGACGAGCGGGAGATGGCCCGCCGCGCCCTGTTCGAGAGCGCCCACGGGCAGGGCATTTCCGCCTTTGCCGGGCGGATCAGGGCCAAGGACGGCGACATAGTCTACGTCAACTGGAACCTCAAGCCCCTGACCGACTCCAACGGCGAGGTCATCAGCCTGCTCTGCGTGGGGCAGGACGTGACCGACCTGGTGCTCCGCGAAAAGGGACTCCTGCGCGAGCGGTTCACGCTCATGGAGCGCAACAAGGAACTAAGCTGCCTCTATTCCCTGAGCCAGCTCATGGGCGAGATCCATCGCACCATGGACGATCTGCTCGGCCACGTGGTGGCGCTGCTGCCGTCCGCGTTCCAGCATCCGGACATGACCTACGCCCGGCTGCGGCTGGGAACCAAGATTTACGAGACGCCGGGTTACGCCGAGAGCGACTTCATGCTCCGCTCGGACCTGGTCATCAGCGACGAAAAACGCGGCTCCCTGAGCGTGGCCGTGCGCGGCTACGCGCCGAGGACCGGTTTCCTGGAGGACGAGAAGGACCTGTTCTCCACCGTGGTCCAGCAGGTGGTCATCCTGGTCTCCAAGCGCGAGACCCGGCTGGCCAAGCAGGAGCTGGAACGGCAGCTCCGCCAGTCCGACCGGCTGGCCAAGATCGGCCAGTTCTCGGCTGGCGTGGCCCACGAGATCAACGAGCCGCTGGCCAACATCCTCGGCTTCGCGGAGCTGGCGTTGCAGACGCCGGACCTGCCGGACCAGGTGGTCACGGACCTGAACAACATCGTGGATTCCTCGCTGCACGCCCGCGAGATCATCCGCAAGCTCATGTTCTTCGGCCGCCAGCTTCCGCCCCAGCCCACGCACATCGACCTGAACGACACCGTGGACCAGGCCCTGCGCATCACCGAGGCGGGGTCCATGCGCGGCGACATCGTCATCGTCCGGGAGTTCGACCCGGAGCTGCCCCGCATCCTGGCCGACCCGCAGCACATCAAGCAGGTGGTGGTCAACCTGGTGGTCAACGCCATCCAGGCCATGGCCCACGGCGGCACCGTGACCATCCGCACCCTGACCAACCAGAGCGACGTCTATCTGATCGTCGAGGACACCGGTCCCGGCATGACCCCGGACGTGCTGAAGATGATTTTCACCCCGTTCTTCACCACCAAGGACGTGGACAAGGGTTCCGGCCTGGGGCTGTCCGTGATACACGGCATCGTCAAGGCCCACGGCGGCTTCATCCAGGTGCACAGCGCGCCGGACGAGGGGACCCGGGTCGAAGTGGCCTTCCCGTGCCATCTCAGGGGACCGGAGGAATAG